The following proteins are co-located in the Bacteroidales bacterium genome:
- a CDS encoding HlyD family efflux transporter periplasmic adaptor subunit encodes MKSILRSASFKILLLTGITVVFNACKGDKDSADAYGNFETDEVIVSAESQGELIQFGIHEGDKVNKGQFLGRIDSTDVSIKKNQLMAQHSVILARIRNLDAQLRVQDEQRANLVREVNRITNLYNDKAATQQQLDDINGKVKVLDSQTEALKSQKSIIAGEQSVLSAQLQEVDNQISKCRIVSPADGTILEKYTDAGELVSPGKALFKLANLNEMELKVYISGSQLSSVSIGDTVNVTIDSESGEMQTIKGIVSWVASQVEFTPKIIQTKQERVNMVYAVKVRVNNDGRLKIGMPGEVRFK; translated from the coding sequence ATGAAAAGCATTCTCCGGTCCGCTTCATTTAAAATCCTGCTGCTTACAGGTATTACTGTTGTATTTAATGCCTGTAAAGGTGACAAAGACAGCGCAGATGCCTATGGAAATTTCGAAACCGATGAAGTCATCGTTTCAGCAGAATCGCAGGGTGAATTGATTCAATTTGGAATCCATGAGGGAGACAAAGTGAATAAAGGACAGTTTCTGGGCAGGATTGATTCAACCGATGTTTCTATTAAGAAAAACCAGTTAATGGCTCAGCATTCAGTAATTCTGGCACGAATCAGAAACCTGGATGCCCAACTCAGGGTGCAGGATGAGCAGCGGGCAAACCTTGTAAGAGAAGTGAACCGCATTACCAACCTTTATAATGATAAGGCTGCCACACAACAGCAACTTGATGATATCAACGGAAAAGTGAAGGTTCTTGATTCGCAGACCGAAGCCCTAAAAAGCCAAAAGAGCATCATTGCAGGCGAGCAATCGGTTCTTTCAGCCCAGCTTCAGGAAGTCGATAACCAGATCAGCAAATGCAGGATTGTAAGTCCCGCAGACGGAACAATCCTTGAAAAATACACGGATGCAGGAGAACTGGTAAGTCCCGGTAAAGCCCTCTTCAAACTGGCCAATCTGAATGAAATGGAACTCAAGGTATATATAAGCGGTTCACAACTTTCATCTGTTTCGATCGGCGATACTGTGAATGTTACTATTGATTCCGAATCCGGTGAAATGCAAACCATTAAGGGCATTGTAAGCTGGGTGGCTTCACAAGTTGAGTTCACTCCGAAAATTATACAGACAAAGCAGGAAAGAGTAAATATGGTTTATGCTGTTAAAGTGAGGGTTAACAATGATGGCAGGCTGAAGATCGGGATGCCCGGGGAGGTCAGATTTAAGTAG
- a CDS encoding TolC family protein, which translates to MKRLSIVFTGILLCLLSSAQQSDTLKLQNCLNLASIKNPAYRQKNISAQILSDKLKNITNNWFPSAGINAQALYNSETIDFSDVFSKMPVPVSVPSLPLDQYKVWADISQQIYDGGVNRTLKQAEKADFNTSIQQTEVDLLAARQQVNQVYFSLLLTQKNSEILGVSLEELKSKRKLVESGVRNGAVLSDNLLAMDAEVYIMQQKLTEVRLMRSNLIRILSVLIDSTINETAIVTQPDQVTPNESGIRPEFGLFESQKEKISVNQKLIGAGDLPKFFAFSQIAYGRPGFNMISNEFHSFYSVGAGMKWNFLNYGDSKRQKKVLELQKELVDVKKDNFNNQLTIQLLTEKMNMEKYDSLIVTDEKILSIRKSVTVSSFSKLNNGIITSTDYLTDMNAEIMARLQFENHKILRMQSACNYALLEGKL; encoded by the coding sequence ATGAAAAGGCTCAGCATTGTTTTTACCGGCATTCTTCTTTGTTTATTATCTTCTGCACAGCAATCCGATACACTTAAGCTTCAGAATTGCCTGAATCTCGCCTCCATTAAAAATCCTGCTTACAGGCAGAAAAATATCTCTGCCCAGATTTTGTCTGATAAGCTGAAAAATATTACAAACAACTGGTTTCCATCTGCCGGTATCAATGCGCAGGCATTATATAACTCCGAAACTATTGATTTTTCTGATGTCTTTAGTAAAATGCCCGTGCCTGTTTCAGTTCCTTCTCTTCCCCTGGACCAATACAAAGTCTGGGCCGACATCAGCCAGCAGATTTATGACGGCGGCGTTAACCGCACTCTTAAGCAGGCAGAAAAAGCTGATTTTAATACAAGTATTCAACAGACAGAGGTTGATCTGCTTGCTGCCCGTCAACAGGTAAACCAGGTCTATTTTTCATTGCTGCTTACACAGAAAAACAGCGAAATTCTCGGCGTTTCGCTGGAGGAATTAAAATCGAAAAGAAAATTGGTGGAATCCGGCGTCAGAAATGGTGCAGTATTATCTGATAATCTTCTGGCCATGGATGCAGAGGTATATATTATGCAGCAAAAACTCACCGAAGTCAGGTTAATGCGGAGCAATCTCATTAGGATCCTGTCAGTGCTAATTGATTCCACAATAAATGAAACTGCAATCGTTACCCAACCTGATCAGGTAACACCAAATGAGTCCGGAATACGACCAGAATTCGGCCTTTTCGAAAGCCAGAAAGAGAAGATTTCGGTCAACCAGAAACTCATTGGTGCAGGCGACCTTCCCAAATTCTTTGCTTTTTCTCAGATTGCTTATGGTCGTCCGGGATTTAACATGATAAGCAACGAATTTCACTCATTCTATTCTGTGGGTGCCGGAATGAAATGGAATTTCCTGAATTACGGCGACAGCAAAAGACAAAAGAAAGTGCTGGAATTACAGAAAGAACTTGTAGATGTAAAGAAGGATAATTTTAACAATCAACTTACAATACAATTGCTTACGGAAAAGATGAACATGGAAAAATATGATTCCCTGATTGTTACGGATGAAAAAATTCTGAGTATACGGAAGTCAGTCACTGTTTCAAGTTTCTCCAAACTGAATAACGGTATTATCACTTCTACAGATTATCTCACCGATATGAATGCGGAGATAATGGCCAGGCTTCAGTTCGAGAATCACAAAATCCTCAGGATGCAGTCGGCTTGTAATTACGCATTGCTCGAAGGAAAATTATAG
- a CDS encoding TetR family transcriptional regulator, with product MVKNTEITESTEEKILEAAKKVFVLNGLDGTSMQQIADEAKINKSLLHYYYRTKEKLFGKVLKYAFRFVLPQITDILNSDIDVFEKIRKLTAEYIDLLMKNKFIPAFVIHEINRNPDNIFQNMVEAGVKPEIFIRQFENEIRKGTIRPMDPRHLIVNIISLCIFPVVARPLAQRLFFNNNEKDYQQFLEERKVVVADFIINAIKI from the coding sequence ATGGTCAAGAATACGGAGATAACCGAATCAACTGAGGAGAAGATACTGGAGGCTGCAAAGAAGGTGTTTGTGCTTAACGGACTTGATGGCACCAGTATGCAGCAGATAGCCGATGAGGCCAAAATCAATAAATCGTTGCTCCATTATTATTACAGGACCAAGGAGAAACTTTTCGGCAAGGTCCTGAAATATGCCTTCAGATTCGTATTGCCGCAAATAACGGATATCCTGAATTCGGATATTGATGTATTTGAAAAGATCAGGAAACTGACTGCCGAATACATTGACCTCCTCATGAAAAATAAATTCATTCCTGCTTTTGTTATTCATGAGATCAATCGTAATCCCGACAATATTTTTCAGAATATGGTTGAAGCCGGTGTAAAACCTGAAATATTCATCCGGCAGTTTGAAAACGAAATCCGAAAAGGGACGATCCGTCCCATGGATCCACGACACCTGATCGTCAATATAATTTCTCTGTGTATATTCCCTGTTGTTGCCCGGCCATTGGCTCAACGGCTTTTCTTCAATAATAACGAAAAGGATTACCAGCAATTTCTCGAAGAACGAAAAGTTGTGGTGGCCGATTTTATTATTAATGCAATAAAAATATGA